A single window of Leptospira semungkisensis DNA harbors:
- a CDS encoding LamG domain-containing protein: MKTCLLHYRILLSFILSILFQNCGTYLYLEELNNQSKTYNSLVIDMFTITNASLIHYWPLDGDAEDKVGGLHLIASGGPVLTSDRHGLAGGAYYYPGDGQSYHASSAVGDQILAGDTSSFTVSAWVRGSFLQGSSGSTEIFIAQAGGYGMQYYSNSSAACTNAIRVFTNNGGTGDADLATSCTYGKDDAWYNVVFIWDMPHLTAQLFVNGILMKTVNPSTVSTIGSFRPWAVGGSFYIGFSDLSGALFQGSVDEVRIYNRIIAPNPFFGW, from the coding sequence ATGAAAACTTGTCTCCTTCATTATCGAATCCTTCTTTCATTTATACTTTCTATTCTCTTTCAAAACTGTGGGACGTATCTCTATTTAGAAGAACTGAACAACCAAAGCAAAACATACAATAGCTTAGTCATAGACATGTTCACGATTACAAATGCGAGTCTAATCCATTACTGGCCGTTAGACGGAGACGCTGAGGATAAAGTGGGAGGTCTGCATCTAATTGCAAGCGGAGGGCCAGTCCTTACAAGTGACCGTCATGGTCTTGCTGGAGGCGCATACTATTATCCTGGAGATGGTCAATCTTATCACGCATCGTCTGCAGTCGGAGATCAAATCCTCGCTGGCGATACCTCTTCCTTCACCGTCAGCGCCTGGGTAAGAGGAAGCTTCCTACAGGGCTCATCCGGAAGCACGGAAATATTTATAGCGCAAGCCGGTGGATATGGAATGCAATACTATTCGAATTCCAGTGCCGCCTGCACGAATGCAATCCGTGTCTTTACGAACAATGGCGGAACAGGCGACGCCGACCTAGCAACTTCTTGCACGTATGGCAAAGACGATGCCTGGTATAATGTGGTTTTTATTTGGGACATGCCTCATTTAACCGCTCAACTCTTTGTTAACGGAATATTAATGAAAACCGTAAATCCAAGTACGGTAAGTACAATTGGAAGCTTTCGGCCTTGGGCCGTCGGAGGAAGCTTTTACATTGGCTTTTCGGATCTTTCAGGAGCTCTATTTCAAGGAAGTGTGGATGAAGTCAGGATCTACAATCGGATCATCGCTCCGAATCCTTTCTTTGGCTGGTAA
- a CDS encoding TIGR04452 family lipoprotein: MKKTIYMLGFLTALALGNCAVLDPIGISSNRVKGSAARKQIKDAVTQTDTSILSFSGAPSSVAAQVALLDSTIAASLAKVDDGKYYKKDDVDGCVKEINTVGFLFLGALNTVVLDSKCDLKADGIVI, from the coding sequence ATGAAAAAAACCATATATATGTTGGGATTCTTGACCGCTCTCGCATTAGGAAATTGTGCTGTATTGGATCCGATCGGGATCTCTTCGAACAGAGTTAAAGGATCAGCTGCTAGAAAGCAGATCAAGGACGCTGTGACGCAAACGGATACATCCATACTGAGTTTTTCTGGAGCTCCTTCTTCTGTTGCTGCTCAAGTAGCACTATTGGATTCTACCATTGCAGCATCACTTGCTAAAGTAGATGATGGCAAATACTACAAGAAAGACGATGTAGATGGTTGTGTGAAAGAGATCAACACTGTCGGTTTCCTGTTTTTAGGCGCACTGAACACTGTCGTTTTGGATAGCAAATGTGATCTGAAGGCTGATGGAATCGTTATTTAA
- a CDS encoding glucose 1-dehydrogenase, producing MAKQFEGKVALVTGAASPRGLGRAIANTIAKDGGDIVVVDLNKEHIEQAAAEIAKEFGVKTLGVAANVTKPDDCDAVISSVKDTFGKLDFLVNNAGVLKDNLFIRMTEQEFDFVMDVNAKGVFLMTKYASKLLLKAPSGRIVNISSLSGLSGQPGQANYSSSKAAVIALTKVAAREFSGRGVLVNAVCPGYVQTDMTASLPEEVQKKLTDPMFIPLKRPGTQQEIANAVEFFLSDKASYITGVFLRVDGGAGIGM from the coding sequence ATGGCAAAACAATTTGAAGGCAAAGTCGCATTAGTAACTGGAGCCGCTTCCCCCAGAGGTTTAGGAAGAGCGATCGCAAATACGATCGCAAAAGACGGTGGAGACATCGTTGTAGTCGACTTGAACAAGGAACATATCGAGCAAGCAGCTGCAGAGATCGCTAAAGAATTCGGAGTAAAAACGCTAGGAGTTGCCGCTAACGTAACCAAGCCTGACGATTGCGATGCAGTCATCTCTTCTGTAAAAGATACTTTCGGTAAACTGGATTTCTTAGTGAATAACGCCGGAGTCTTAAAAGACAATCTTTTCATTAGAATGACCGAGCAAGAATTCGACTTCGTAATGGACGTGAACGCGAAAGGCGTCTTCTTAATGACCAAATATGCTTCCAAACTTCTTCTGAAGGCTCCATCCGGAAGGATCGTAAACATCTCTTCTCTTTCTGGATTGAGCGGACAGCCAGGTCAGGCGAACTACTCTTCTTCTAAAGCGGCTGTGATCGCATTAACCAAAGTGGCAGCAAGAGAATTCTCCGGTAGAGGAGTCCTCGTTAACGCAGTTTGCCCTGGCTATGTGCAAACAGACATGACTGCTTCTCTTCCGGAAGAAGTACAGAAAAAACTCACAGATCCTATGTTCATTCCTCTTAAGAGACCTGGAACTCAACAAGAGATCGCTAACGCAGTAGAATTCTTTTTATCCGACAAGGCTTCCTATATCACCGGCGTATTCCTCCGTGTGGATGGCGGCGCCGGTATAGGAATGTAA
- a CDS encoding thiolase domain-containing protein, which produces MREVAIIGAYETVHGNLKDRTLRDLVTEAGNGAIKDSGIDRKEIQAVYVGNYAGNEFNAQNTMGSYAANLLGLGDKPAIRTEGACASGGIAMRQGVLAVASGLYDTVLVLGVEKMNGLDPETTMEIVARGQDQDVEGGYCISGPSGFALNAIRHMHEFGTTKEMLATVAEKNYYHGSLNPFAHKQKEISFNNIMRARMVTTPFGFHDVSLVTDASAAVVITTKEKAKSLRKDYVVVKGSGIGGDYFNVALKKDSVSFPASVQAATEAFKMAGVERKDIDVLECHDCFTITEIINIEDLGFVEKGKGGQFTKDGHTRLGGKLPVNTSGGLKAKGHPVGATGVGQVVEMTFQLRGQSDKRQVENARTALTHVLGGPGAVSIVHILQRGE; this is translated from the coding sequence ATGAGAGAAGTAGCAATCATAGGGGCCTATGAAACGGTCCACGGAAATCTAAAAGACAGAACTCTCAGAGACCTGGTTACCGAAGCAGGTAACGGAGCGATCAAGGATTCTGGAATCGATAGAAAAGAGATCCAAGCGGTGTATGTTGGAAATTATGCGGGGAATGAATTCAACGCTCAAAATACAATGGGATCTTATGCAGCCAACTTACTAGGATTAGGTGACAAACCTGCAATCCGCACCGAAGGAGCCTGCGCATCCGGAGGGATCGCAATGCGCCAAGGAGTCTTAGCAGTTGCTTCCGGTCTGTATGATACGGTTCTTGTTCTAGGTGTGGAAAAAATGAACGGCCTGGATCCTGAAACCACCATGGAGATCGTAGCAAGAGGCCAAGACCAGGATGTAGAAGGAGGCTATTGCATCTCCGGACCTTCCGGGTTTGCTTTGAATGCGATCCGTCACATGCATGAGTTCGGAACTACCAAAGAAATGCTCGCAACAGTCGCAGAGAAAAACTACTATCACGGAAGCCTGAATCCTTTCGCTCATAAGCAAAAGGAAATTTCCTTCAATAATATTATGAGAGCGAGAATGGTTACTACTCCATTCGGTTTTCATGATGTTTCTTTGGTGACCGACGCATCCGCTGCGGTTGTGATCACTACTAAAGAAAAAGCCAAGTCCCTCAGAAAAGATTACGTTGTCGTGAAAGGTTCCGGGATCGGAGGCGACTATTTCAACGTAGCTCTTAAAAAGGATTCCGTCAGCTTCCCTGCATCCGTACAAGCGGCGACCGAAGCATTTAAGATGGCAGGCGTAGAAAGAAAGGACATAGACGTTCTAGAGTGCCATGACTGCTTTACCATCACCGAGATCATCAATATCGAAGATCTAGGCTTCGTAGAAAAAGGAAAAGGCGGACAGTTTACTAAAGACGGTCACACTCGCCTTGGCGGAAAACTTCCTGTAAATACTTCAGGAGGCTTAAAAGCAAAAGGACATCCAGTAGGAGCTACCGGAGTCGGCCAAGTCGTAGAGATGACCTTTCAATTGAGAGGACAATCCGATAAGCGTCAGGTCGAAAACGCTCGCACTGCGCTGACCCATGTATTGGGCGGCCCAGGCGCTGTCAGCATCGTTCATATCTTACAGAGAGGAGAATAA
- a CDS encoding Zn-ribbon domain-containing OB-fold protein — MQTAELNALTGKKCKSCGFEATDPVVSCTSCGSEDVEPKTFSGKGKVYTYTVVHVGFGHLASRAPYVLAVIELEEGAKTMGLIEGEYQGKPITESVAIDMPVQFLRTEEKTGFIFKSA; from the coding sequence ATGCAAACTGCAGAATTAAACGCACTCACTGGAAAGAAATGCAAATCTTGCGGATTCGAAGCTACCGATCCTGTCGTTTCCTGCACTAGTTGCGGTTCGGAAGATGTGGAACCAAAGACTTTTTCCGGCAAGGGAAAGGTCTACACTTACACAGTGGTTCATGTAGGATTCGGCCATCTTGCTTCGAGAGCTCCTTACGTTTTAGCGGTTATCGAATTGGAAGAAGGTGCTAAGACCATGGGACTTATCGAAGGAGAATACCAAGGTAAACCTATCACTGAATCGGTTGCGATCGATATGCCTGTGCAATTCCTAAGAACGGAAGAAAAAACAGGATTCATATTCAAGTCCGCATAA
- a CDS encoding c-type cytochrome yields MKTRAILISLSVSILSLLFVLNCGDKEKPKEEAAPAAASSALSPELEQGKEIFVQNCASCHGEKGAGDGVAAASLNPKPRNYKAPANQWKNGPTEAGVLKTLNNGIPGNPQVMVAFKYLGEEKLKLVAKYVVYLNQN; encoded by the coding sequence ATGAAAACTCGGGCAATCCTGATTTCCCTATCCGTTTCCATCCTCTCCCTCCTCTTCGTTTTGAACTGTGGAGATAAAGAAAAGCCGAAAGAAGAAGCAGCACCTGCAGCAGCCTCTTCCGCATTGAGTCCTGAACTAGAACAAGGAAAAGAAATCTTTGTGCAAAACTGCGCTTCCTGCCACGGTGAAAAAGGCGCCGGAGACGGTGTTGCAGCTGCGAGCCTAAATCCAAAACCTAGAAATTATAAAGCACCAGCAAACCAATGGAAAAATGGTCCTACCGAAGCAGGAGTTCTCAAGACCCTGAACAATGGTATTCCAGGAAATCCACAAGTGATGGTTGCATTCAAGTATTTGGGCGAAGAGAAATTAAAACTCGTAGCTAAGTACGTAGTATATTTGAACCAAAACTGA
- a CDS encoding STAS domain-containing protein, with protein sequence MSDEFKIIVDLEPNVPVIHISGEITSEADDEIIGKYQSVPEQRRSRVILNFHGTSYINSAGLATLISLITKASESSSKIEFAGLNDHFRKVMDIVGLTDFVLIHNTLQEALS encoded by the coding sequence ATGTCTGACGAATTCAAAATAATCGTGGATTTAGAACCCAACGTTCCTGTGATCCATATTTCGGGTGAAATCACTTCCGAGGCGGATGATGAGATCATTGGAAAATACCAATCGGTTCCTGAACAACGCAGAAGCCGAGTCATATTGAATTTCCATGGAACGTCTTACATTAATTCGGCGGGGCTTGCTACATTGATCAGTTTGATCACAAAAGCAAGTGAGTCTTCTTCCAAGATCGAATTTGCAGGGTTAAACGATCATTTCCGCAAGGTGATGGATATTGTGGGCCTAACGGATTTCGTTCTGATCCACAACACCCTGCAAGAAGCTCTTAGCTGA
- the kdsB gene encoding 3-deoxy-manno-octulosonate cytidylyltransferase: MTGPKVLGVIPARFGSSRFPGKPLAMIGNLPMIAWTYKNSLKSSLLTEVVVATDDERIRKAVLDNGGKVAMTSPDHPSGTDRIREVALQYPDFGTIINVQGDEPGIESELIDGVAKLKLDRKDWAMSTAAVLLEEKEITDPNRVKVVMDKNGRALYFSRSPLPSQFKKTVPAYRHLGIYGYDRDFLFGYPELPPSPLEESESLEQLRAMEAGHSIGVYIAAKAALSVDTPEDLDIVIEDFKKKGLI; this comes from the coding sequence ATGACGGGACCCAAAGTACTCGGGGTTATTCCCGCAAGATTCGGAAGTTCTCGATTTCCAGGCAAACCGCTTGCGATGATCGGGAACCTTCCTATGATCGCTTGGACATATAAGAATTCTCTAAAGTCTTCCTTATTGACAGAAGTAGTTGTCGCAACCGACGACGAAAGGATACGAAAAGCAGTTTTAGACAACGGCGGAAAAGTAGCCATGACTTCTCCCGATCACCCGTCCGGAACCGATCGCATCCGAGAAGTTGCACTTCAGTATCCTGACTTCGGAACCATTATCAATGTACAGGGAGACGAGCCAGGAATAGAATCCGAGCTCATCGATGGAGTCGCCAAACTCAAGTTAGATCGAAAGGACTGGGCAATGAGCACCGCTGCGGTTCTTTTAGAAGAGAAAGAGATCACGGATCCGAATCGGGTCAAGGTGGTAATGGACAAGAACGGAAGAGCATTGTACTTCTCTCGTTCCCCCTTGCCTAGCCAATTTAAAAAGACAGTTCCTGCATACAGACATCTTGGGATCTACGGATATGATAGGGATTTTCTATTTGGATATCCTGAACTTCCTCCCAGCCCTTTAGAAGAGTCCGAATCCTTAGAACAATTAAGAGCGATGGAAGCTGGTCATTCAATCGGAGTGTATATCGCCGCAAAGGCCGCGTTAAGCGTGGATACACCCGAAGATCTGGATATTGTAATAGAAGATTTTAAGAAGAAGGGACTGATCTAA